Genomic DNA from Alphaproteobacteria bacterium PA2:
TTGTCTGACAGGCCCGAAGGGTGTTCTCCGGAGGACAAACTCGTTTTTGGCCTCTTCCACTCGGGGCGTCTGGTGGGGGCGATTGATCTCCTCCGCAACTATCCTGAGCCGCGGCGCTGGTATCTGGGATTGCTGATGCTTGCCCCTGATGTGCGGGATCGCGGCCTTGGAACCCGAACTGTCACGGTGCTTGGAGACTGGATTCATCAGCAGAATGCCCAATCCATCCGGCTCATTGTTCAGGATGACAACCCTCTGGCGCAGCAGTTTTGGCTCCGCCAGGGCTTTGCGATTGTCGGATCAACGGTCCACCACAGCGCAGCGAAGGAGAGCTGCGTCTTTCAATTGGAGTGCAACCTCGCCACCTTGTGAGCTAGGGTTTTCCGGGGGTTTCAAGCCATGGCCAGGATCGTTTGTGAGTGGGGTTTGGCAGGGATCGAAGCCTGGGCTTCGCAGGCCAGCGCCTTTGTCATTGTTGATGTTCTGTCCTTCTCCACGGCCGTAAGCATCGCCGTGGACCGAGGGGCCTCAATCATCCCGTTTCCTTTCGATGACTCAGAGGCAGCAGCTGAGGAGGCAGACCGGCGCGGCGCCCAGCTGGCGACGCCCAAGAGGGCCATGGGCGGCCAGTTCAGCCTCTCGCCCGCCAGTCTGCGAAGTTTGGAGCCCGGCAGTCTGCTCGTTCTACCCTCGCCGAATGGATCCCGCCTTTCCCTTGCGACTGGCTGCGTTCCAACTGCGACCGCCTGCCTGAGAAATTTCGAGATTGTCGCGGCTTGGGCCAAGATCGTCGCTGGTGATGGAGTGATAGCGGTCATTGCGGCCGGCGAACGCTGGCCAGACAATAGTCTTCGCCCCGCCATTGAGGATTGGCTCGGGGCTGGTTCCGTCATCTCCGCCCTGGCAGGCGAAGAAAACTCCGAGGCCACAAGCGCAAGGCGACTTTTTGAAATTTCACGCAATGACCTGCCCAGACTGATCTCTCAATGTGTTTCCGGGAGAGAGCTCTTCGACCGGGGCTTTGGACAGGATGTCGAGATTGCGCTGGAGATCGGAGCTGGCAATAGCGCCGCCATCCTCGAGAATGGAGCCTATGGTGCCTGGTCCCAATGCGACGGTCGTGTGTGACTTCTACTGTCGTCTACTTTAGGTCTCCATTAAGCCAACGAGATAGTCGGAAGGTCTGCGCTATGCATTTGGTCGGCGTCGTTGAAGCCAAGAACCGCCTGACGGCCCTGCTGAATGAGGTCGAAGGCGGCGGCG
This window encodes:
- a CDS encoding 2-phosphosulfolactate phosphatase gives rise to the protein MARIVCEWGLAGIEAWASQASAFVIVDVLSFSTAVSIAVDRGASIIPFPFDDSEAAAEEADRRGAQLATPKRAMGGQFSLSPASLRSLEPGSLLVLPSPNGSRLSLATGCVPTATACLRNFEIVAAWAKIVAGDGVIAVIAAGERWPDNSLRPAIEDWLGAGSVISALAGEENSEATSARRLFEISRNDLPRLISQCVSGRELFDRGFGQDVEIALEIGAGNSAAILENGAYGAWSQCDGRV